One Pasteurella dagmatis DNA segment encodes these proteins:
- the ilvD gene encoding dihydroxy-acid dehydratase has product MPKLRSATSTQGRNMAGARALWRATGMKENDFGKPIIAVVNSFTQFVPGHVHLKDMGQLVAREIEKAGGVAKEFNTIAVDDGIAMGHGGMLYSLPSRDLIADSVEYMVNAHCADAMVCISNCDKITPGMLMAALRLNIPVVFVSGGPMEAGKTKLSDKIIKLDLVDAMIQGANPNVSDEESAQIERSACPTCGSCSGMFTANSMNCLTEALGLSLPGNGSCLATHADRKQLFLDAGKQIVELCRLYYEQDDDSVLPRSIANKKAFENAMSLDIAMGGSTNTVLHLLAAAQEAEVDFTMADIDRLSRKVPCLSKVAPNTQKYHMEDVHRAGGIMAILGELDRANLLHNDTRTVLGLSLAEQLAHYDIKLTQDEKVHTFFRAGPAGIRTTEAFSQDCRWDTVDDDRENGCIRSKAFAYSQDGGLAMLSGNLAQDGCIVKTAGVDESILKFTGKAIVFESQEDAVAGILGGKVQAGHVVVIRYEGPKGGPGMQEMLYPTSYLKSMGLGKACALLTDGRFSGGTSGLSIGHVSPEAAAGGVIGLVKDGDTIEIDIPNRSIQLCVLEEELTQRRIVQDKLGWQPANRQREVSFALKVYGHFATSADKGAVRDKSKI; this is encoded by the coding sequence TGCACGTGAAATTGAAAAAGCAGGCGGCGTGGCAAAAGAATTTAATACGATTGCAGTTGATGATGGTATTGCAATGGGGCATGGAGGAATGCTTTATTCTTTACCGTCTAGGGATTTGATTGCAGACAGTGTGGAATATATGGTGAATGCCCATTGCGCTGATGCGATGGTGTGTATTTCTAACTGCGATAAAATCACACCGGGGATGTTAATGGCAGCCTTACGCTTAAATATTCCTGTGGTGTTTGTGTCTGGTGGTCCAATGGAAGCAGGCAAAACCAAACTTTCGGATAAAATCATTAAGCTAGATTTAGTTGATGCAATGATCCAAGGTGCAAACCCAAATGTTTCTGATGAGGAAAGCGCACAGATAGAACGTTCTGCTTGCCCAACTTGTGGATCTTGTTCTGGTATGTTTACCGCAAACTCAATGAATTGCTTAACTGAAGCATTAGGCTTAAGTTTACCAGGCAATGGCTCCTGCCTTGCTACTCACGCGGACCGTAAACAGCTTTTCTTAGATGCTGGCAAACAAATCGTTGAATTGTGCAGACTTTATTATGAACAAGATGATGATAGCGTTTTACCACGCTCGATTGCCAACAAAAAAGCTTTTGAAAACGCAATGAGCTTAGATATTGCAATGGGTGGTTCTACTAACACCGTATTACACTTGTTAGCAGCAGCACAAGAGGCAGAAGTGGACTTCACCATGGCAGATATTGATCGGTTGTCTCGAAAGGTGCCTTGTTTAAGTAAAGTTGCTCCAAATACGCAAAAATACCATATGGAAGATGTACACCGTGCAGGTGGTATTATGGCAATTTTAGGTGAGTTAGATCGAGCTAACTTGTTACACAATGACACGCGTACTGTCTTAGGATTAAGTCTTGCCGAGCAATTAGCACACTATGACATCAAACTCACGCAAGATGAAAAGGTACACACATTCTTCCGTGCAGGCCCTGCTGGGATACGTACCACAGAAGCTTTTTCACAAGATTGCCGTTGGGATACTGTCGATGATGATCGTGAAAACGGCTGCATCCGAAGTAAAGCATTTGCATATAGCCAAGATGGTGGCTTAGCAATGCTCTCTGGTAACCTCGCACAAGACGGTTGTATTGTCAAAACTGCTGGCGTTGATGAGTCAATTTTAAAATTTACAGGCAAAGCTATTGTTTTCGAAAGCCAAGAAGATGCTGTTGCAGGCATTTTAGGAGGCAAAGTCCAAGCTGGGCACGTGGTAGTTATTCGTTACGAAGGACCTAAAGGCGGGCCAGGTATGCAAGAAATGCTCTACCCAACTAGCTATCTAAAATCGATGGGATTAGGTAAAGCCTGTGCATTATTGACAGACGGACGCTTCTCTGGCGGTACATCGGGCTTATCTATCGGCCACGTTTCCCCAGAAGCTGCTGCGGGAGGCGTCATAGGTTTAGTCAAAGACGGCGATACCATTGAAATCGACATTCCAAACCGCTCCATTCAATTATGCGTTTTGGAAGAAGAACTTACACAACGTCGCATAGTACAAGACAAACTTGGCTGGCAACCTGCAAATCGCCAACGCGAAGTCTCCTTCGCCTTAAAAGTCTATGGTCATTTTGCTACATCCGCAGACAAAGGCGCAGTAAGAGATAAAAGCAAAATTTAA
- the ilvA gene encoding threonine ammonia-lyase, biosynthetic, whose protein sequence is MVNNLASNQPTGSEYLKAVLSSKVYEVAQVTPLQEMPKLSERLGNKIFIKREDRQPVHSFKLRGAYAMIAGLDEEQKRAGVIAASAGNHAQGVALSAKHLNLHALIVMPQNTPSIKVEAVRGFGGEVLLYGANFDEAKAKAIELSESKNMTFIPPFDHPAVIAGQGSLAMELLQQNTQIDRIFVPVGGGGLIAGIAVLIKQLMPEIKVIGVESKDSACLYHALKAGKPVDLDRVGLFADGVAVKRIGDETFRVCQQYIDDVVLVDGDEICAAVKDIFENVRAIAEPSGALSLAGLKKYVKEHNIQGETLVNVLSGANLNFHTLRYVSERCEIGEQHEALLAVTIPEKPGSFLKFCHILGAVPVTEFKYRYADDAQACIFVGVRISGEEEKNSIINQLQHNGYDLIDLSNDDIAKTHVRYMIGGRSNSHFKERLYSFEFPEQKGALLKFLETLGQTHWNISLFHYRAHGADYGNVLAGFQLNDGDLEAFNQHLEKLGYVYQDVTESPAYRYFLV, encoded by the coding sequence ATGGTCAATAACTTAGCCTCAAACCAACCTACAGGCTCCGAATACCTAAAAGCGGTGCTCAGCTCAAAAGTATACGAAGTGGCACAAGTCACACCTCTACAAGAAATGCCAAAACTGTCTGAACGCTTAGGCAACAAAATCTTTATCAAACGTGAAGACCGCCAACCTGTGCATAGTTTCAAACTACGTGGTGCTTATGCCATGATTGCAGGCTTAGACGAGGAGCAAAAACGTGCAGGGGTTATCGCAGCATCTGCGGGCAACCATGCGCAAGGCGTTGCACTTTCAGCCAAACACCTCAACTTACATGCACTCATCGTGATGCCACAAAATACACCGAGCATCAAAGTGGAAGCTGTGCGTGGCTTCGGAGGAGAAGTATTATTGTACGGTGCGAATTTTGACGAAGCAAAAGCGAAGGCGATTGAGCTATCTGAAAGTAAAAATATGACCTTTATTCCACCATTTGACCACCCTGCTGTAATCGCAGGTCAAGGTTCATTAGCAATGGAACTACTCCAACAAAACACTCAAATCGACCGCATCTTTGTGCCTGTCGGTGGTGGTGGGCTAATAGCTGGCATTGCGGTATTAATTAAACAATTAATGCCAGAAATTAAAGTAATCGGTGTTGAATCTAAAGACTCTGCGTGTTTATATCATGCGTTAAAAGCAGGCAAGCCTGTTGATTTAGACCGTGTTGGCTTATTTGCAGATGGTGTGGCAGTGAAACGTATTGGAGACGAAACGTTCCGTGTTTGCCAACAATATATTGATGATGTCGTGCTCGTTGATGGCGATGAAATTTGTGCAGCAGTGAAAGATATTTTTGAGAATGTACGTGCTATTGCTGAACCCTCTGGTGCACTGTCATTAGCTGGATTAAAAAAATATGTGAAAGAACATAACATTCAAGGTGAAACGCTAGTTAATGTGCTTTCAGGAGCAAACTTGAACTTCCATACCTTGCGCTATGTATCCGAGCGTTGCGAAATTGGCGAACAACACGAAGCCTTACTTGCGGTAACCATCCCAGAAAAACCAGGCAGCTTCTTAAAATTCTGTCATATTTTAGGCGCTGTGCCTGTAACAGAGTTTAAATACCGTTATGCTGATGATGCTCAAGCGTGCATCTTTGTGGGTGTTCGTATCAGCGGTGAAGAAGAGAAAAATAGCATTATCAACCAACTACAACATAATGGCTATGACCTAATCGACTTATCTAATGATGATATTGCGAAAACTCACGTGCGTTATATGATCGGAGGTCGCTCAAACAGCCATTTTAAAGAGCGTTTATATAGTTTCGAGTTCCCTGAGCAAAAGGGCGCATTATTGAAATTCCTTGAAACGCTTGGGCAAACGCATTGGAATATTTCGTTGTTCCACTACCGTGCACATGGAGCGGACTACGGCAATGTCCTCGCGGGCTTCCAATTAAATGATGGCGATCTTGAAGCGTTCAACCAACATTTAGAAAAACTCGGCTACGTTTACCAAGATGTCACCGAAAGCCCTGCATATCGTTATTTTTTAGTCTAA
- a CDS encoding TonB-dependent receptor domain-containing protein translates to MVLAIPTVAFAESNTEKTTINKLETIHVNESEKGGEYDESLIKTYLSAGSYSYLTQSEITQFRGSSVGDFLSGVPSVIVGNKRNSGALSVNIRGIANENRVPVWVDNGLQSVPSWQGYAGSSTRTYLDPDLISQVEIEKGPSLANDATGAIGGVVRMNTISWKDIVTEGKDWGVRLKLGTMTNTVAPPANYTRGGYQTRYIHKCLSNTTGLCKAQTYAPNARYSSHGLDFNSYNYSIAFAKKWDNADFVLAYAKRKQGNYFVGRHGQTPQIDNIKFEEDYVEVEEPRKHEEVELGILSFKENRSTLYRPGEEALNTSQNNDSYLAKVNFYNSEHRLGIAYRHYRSHFGEIMSSILNFRAYGALQGEGTEVKVDNYNLSYQYNPNNPYINLNINTYYTHSDSSNFTPLIEEYGYSLSSRHAHFLISKQKGLSIANTSIFQINNQPLTLKYGVAHNYERIYPPRNALQRVREKGYPDNAIAPLYVRDGKRKEMSAFINVSYPFVSWLKADVGLRYMRSTIYDYVVREEKVHIGDKPVPRPDGRIDFIPQYKYVVHKQEPIKNKGFSPIVMLSSEIMKGTTLYVKYAQSLRSPSLFQATKGWSMQSTADNLERLKAERAKNWELGINGFYENIGNRDNVVGFKLAYFHNNVDDYLTRSFDRKSGITQTLNIQSAQFTGFEASAYYDMRKFYTKLSGTYYTKTQFCLTPEQAGKEAQCNSGYVYRSNLNNAVPPRLNLHITLGSRWLNEQLDIGARYSYYSKRLVPVLSAERFVNTSSIEWAPYSLVDLYANYNVSEHLKFTMTMDNVFNRYYLDVNNMGLNTAPGRTLHLGVEYRF, encoded by the coding sequence ATGGTTTTAGCAATACCAACAGTTGCTTTTGCTGAGTCCAACACAGAAAAAACAACCATAAATAAATTAGAGACTATTCATGTTAATGAGAGTGAAAAAGGTGGAGAGTATGATGAGAGCTTGATCAAAACTTACTTGTCTGCTGGCTCTTATTCTTATTTAACTCAATCTGAAATTACTCAGTTTAGAGGAAGCTCTGTTGGAGACTTTCTATCAGGTGTACCAAGTGTGATTGTTGGGAATAAGCGTAATAGTGGTGCACTTTCAGTCAATATTAGAGGTATCGCCAATGAAAATAGAGTACCTGTTTGGGTAGATAATGGATTACAGTCAGTCCCATCTTGGCAAGGCTATGCTGGCTCATCGACACGTACATACTTAGATCCTGATTTAATAAGCCAAGTTGAGATTGAGAAAGGACCTTCTTTAGCGAATGATGCAACAGGTGCCATTGGTGGTGTTGTACGTATGAATACGATTAGCTGGAAAGACATTGTTACAGAAGGTAAAGATTGGGGCGTTCGCTTAAAACTAGGCACAATGACAAATACTGTTGCACCTCCTGCAAATTATACTAGAGGGGGTTATCAAACAAGGTATATTCATAAATGTCTTAGCAATACAACGGGATTATGCAAAGCACAAACTTATGCGCCCAATGCACGTTATTCTTCTCATGGACTTGATTTCAACTCTTATAATTACAGTATTGCATTTGCTAAAAAATGGGATAATGCTGATTTTGTCTTAGCATATGCTAAGCGTAAACAAGGAAACTACTTTGTGGGAAGGCATGGGCAAACACCACAAATTGATAATATTAAATTTGAAGAAGATTATGTTGAGGTTGAAGAACCACGTAAACATGAAGAAGTTGAATTAGGTATACTGTCATTTAAGGAAAACCGAAGCACACTTTATCGTCCTGGTGAAGAAGCCCTGAATACATCACAAAATAATGACTCCTATTTAGCGAAAGTCAATTTTTATAATAGTGAGCATCGTTTAGGGATAGCATATCGTCATTATCGTAGCCATTTCGGTGAAATCATGAGTTCAATTTTAAATTTTAGGGCTTATGGTGCACTGCAAGGTGAGGGGACAGAAGTGAAGGTAGATAACTATAATTTAAGTTATCAATATAACCCGAATAATCCCTATATAAATTTGAATATCAATACTTATTATACACATAGTGACTCATCAAATTTTACTCCACTTATTGAAGAATATGGCTATTCATTATCTAGTCGCCATGCTCACTTTTTGATTTCAAAACAAAAAGGATTGAGTATTGCTAACACAAGTATTTTTCAAATTAACAACCAACCTTTAACTCTGAAATATGGTGTTGCGCATAACTATGAGCGTATTTATCCACCTCGTAATGCGTTGCAAAGAGTCAGAGAAAAAGGCTATCCCGATAATGCGATTGCCCCACTCTATGTTCGTGATGGTAAACGGAAAGAAATGAGTGCATTTATTAATGTGAGTTATCCATTTGTATCTTGGCTAAAAGCTGACGTTGGATTACGTTATATGCGCTCAACAATTTATGATTATGTTGTACGAGAAGAAAAAGTGCATATTGGTGATAAACCAGTACCTCGTCCAGACGGTAGAATTGATTTTATACCGCAATATAAATATGTTGTGCATAAACAAGAACCAATTAAAAATAAAGGATTTTCACCGATTGTGATGCTCAGTTCAGAAATTATGAAAGGCACTACGCTTTACGTGAAATATGCGCAATCACTGCGTTCACCAAGTTTATTCCAAGCAACTAAAGGTTGGAGTATGCAATCAACAGCAGATAATTTAGAGCGTCTTAAGGCTGAGCGTGCTAAAAATTGGGAATTAGGTATCAATGGATTTTACGAAAATATTGGCAATAGAGATAATGTTGTTGGTTTTAAATTAGCCTATTTTCATAACAATGTGGATGATTACTTAACTCGAAGCTTTGATCGTAAAAGTGGTATCACGCAAACTTTAAATATTCAAAGTGCTCAGTTCACGGGTTTTGAAGCATCAGCTTATTACGATATGCGTAAGTTTTATACGAAGTTATCCGGCACTTATTATACAAAAACACAATTTTGTTTAACGCCTGAACAAGCAGGAAAAGAAGCACAATGTAATTCAGGTTATGTTTATCGTAGTAATCTAAATAATGCTGTTCCTCCTCGCTTAAATTTACATATTACATTAGGTTCACGCTGGCTAAATGAGCAATTAGATATTGGCGCTCGTTATAGCTATTATAGTAAACGTCTTGTACCAGTGCTTTCAGCCGAGCGTTTTGTGAATACTTCAAGTATTGAGTGGGCACCTTACTCTTTAGTGGATTTATATGCGAACTATAATGTATCTGAGCATCTTAAATTCACGATGACAATGGATAATGTATTTAATCGTTATTATTTAGATGTAAATAATATGGGGTTAAATACCGCACCTGGTCGAACTTTACATCTTGGTGTAGAGTATCGTTTCTGA